The Flavobacterium piscisymbiosum genome includes a region encoding these proteins:
- a CDS encoding peptide MFS transporter: MGETQVKTAHPKGLWVLFGTEMWERFNFYGMRALLTLFLVNSLLMKEEEASIIYGGFLGLCYLTPMLGGFVADRFLGNRNCILLGGLLMAIGQMLLFTSGSVFESNLSLAKAIMYCGLGVIVFGNGFFKPNISSMVGSLYPKQEKTKLDTAFTIFYMGINIGAFLGQSICPLLGDVVDKGGVRDIHAFKWGFLAASVAMLLGTLLFYVLKNKYVVSPEGRPLGGLPSKNVAEDFEEGEAQKANFSNKALIGAGIAFFVLGLFFHYVVGQNLIYTLIYSSGLALAGLIISDSSLTKIERDRIIVIYIVSFFIIFFWAAFEQAGSSLTFIANNQTDRNFFGWQMPPSMVQIFNGLFVVVLAVPFSILWDYLRAKSKEPISPVKLAIGLVVITVSFFMIATQVSYIGTSGLLLVKWLILLYFLNTCAELCLSPIGLSLVGKLSPKRFASLLFGVFFLSNASGYALGGTLGSILPPTGDKYKAAEKVNIDLQSILENKSVANGAELFALAQLQIAKIDKEKSKEFKLDVEKKIETIAEIKSQRDVAAKAKVEFVNNFTAKDTTFTAKELDILKEKNIITVSYPEFAGFIIHNLYEFFMVFVVLTGIAAIILFALTPFLKKMMHGVR; encoded by the coding sequence ATGGGAGAAACTCAAGTAAAAACTGCGCATCCAAAAGGACTTTGGGTATTGTTTGGAACGGAGATGTGGGAGCGATTCAACTTTTATGGAATGCGAGCTTTATTAACTTTATTTCTTGTGAATTCATTATTGATGAAGGAAGAAGAAGCTTCTATAATTTACGGAGGTTTCCTTGGACTTTGTTATTTAACGCCAATGTTGGGAGGTTTTGTAGCCGATCGTTTTTTAGGTAACAGAAACTGTATTTTATTAGGCGGATTGCTAATGGCAATTGGACAAATGTTATTGTTTACCAGTGGTAGTGTTTTTGAGTCTAATTTGAGTTTAGCAAAAGCTATAATGTACTGTGGCTTAGGGGTTATTGTTTTTGGTAACGGATTTTTCAAACCAAATATTTCCAGTATGGTGGGGAGTTTGTATCCGAAACAGGAAAAAACAAAACTTGATACTGCTTTTACAATTTTCTATATGGGAATTAATATTGGTGCCTTCTTAGGTCAGTCAATATGTCCTTTATTAGGAGATGTAGTTGATAAAGGAGGTGTTAGAGATATTCATGCTTTTAAATGGGGATTCTTGGCAGCTTCTGTAGCGATGCTTTTAGGTACATTACTTTTTTATGTCTTGAAAAATAAATATGTGGTATCTCCAGAAGGGAGACCATTAGGAGGTTTACCTTCTAAAAATGTTGCTGAAGATTTTGAAGAAGGAGAGGCACAAAAAGCTAATTTTTCTAATAAAGCTTTAATCGGTGCAGGAATTGCATTTTTTGTTTTAGGTCTATTTTTTCATTACGTAGTAGGTCAGAATTTAATTTATACTTTAATTTATTCTAGTGGATTAGCTTTAGCAGGATTGATAATATCTGATTCTTCATTGACAAAAATTGAAAGAGATAGAATTATTGTAATTTATATCGTTTCATTTTTTATTATTTTCTTTTGGGCGGCTTTTGAACAAGCAGGTTCATCATTAACTTTTATTGCGAATAATCAAACTGACAGGAATTTCTTTGGATGGCAAATGCCTCCATCGATGGTTCAGATTTTTAATGGATTATTTGTTGTCGTTCTTGCAGTTCCTTTTAGTATTTTATGGGATTATCTAAGAGCAAAAAGTAAGGAGCCTATTTCTCCTGTAAAGTTAGCTATAGGTTTGGTGGTGATTACTGTGAGTTTCTTTATGATTGCTACTCAGGTATCTTATATTGGGACCTCGGGATTGTTATTGGTTAAATGGCTTATTTTATTGTATTTCTTGAATACTTGTGCTGAGTTGTGTTTGTCTCCAATTGGTTTGTCATTGGTTGGTAAATTATCTCCAAAACGTTTTGCTTCTCTTTTGTTTGGTGTTTTCTTTTTGTCTAATGCTTCAGGTTATGCTTTAGGAGGGACTTTAGGTTCTATTTTGCCTCCAACAGGTGATAAGTATAAAGCAGCGGAAAAGGTAAATATTGATTTGCAATCAATTTTGGAAAATAAATCTGTTGCAAATGGCGCAGAATTATTTGCTTTGGCGCAATTACAGATAGCAAAAATTGATAAAGAAAAATCTAAAGAATTTAAGTTAGATGTAGAAAAAAAGATTGAAACTATCGCTGAGATAAAGAGTCAGAGAGATGTTGCTGCAAAAGCCAAAGTTGAATTTGTAAATAATTTTACAGCGAAAGACACAACGTTTACGGCAAAAGAATTGGATATTCTTAAGGAGAAGAATATTATTACAGTTTCATATCCAGAATTTGCTGGATTTATTATTCACAACTTATATGAATTCTTTATGGTATTTGTTGTTTTAACCGGTATCGCAGCAATTATATTATTTGCTTTGACTCCATTCTTGAAAAAGATGATGCACGGTGTTCGATAA
- a CDS encoding peptide MFS transporter, with amino-acid sequence MWKKHPKALPYLFLSEMWERFGYYLMIGIFTLYLKDVKDGFAMTEKEASDLYGTFIALVFLTPFIGGLVADRYLGYKKSIVFGGILMGIGYFLMGVHDITVLYIAMTLVIVGNGFFKPNISTLLGSFYSKEEFKDKKDEGYNIFYMGINVGAFICNFFGAALQILLGWHWAFMAAGVGMFIGVIVFLLGTKHYVGYDQKKGVQEGDMPFYKIVLFILLPSFVFGAIGWLIKGVASETNLDSYIFGSDSTDAFIFACIPIVFFYGSLYFKAKVEDKRPIGALLAIFGVVILFWAVFKLNGSALTTWADRYTDRQVTGTAGQFVGKLKLAKEVEYKKVSTEVYDEQFRLQKTNGVVETEVNYPLYFRNVAPEKLPAEGAKVHLWATNLSQSINPAWVIILTPLIVAFFSFLRSRKKEPSTPTKIAFGLLISALSVLVMVAAVQIGHDGAEKVSAWWLVANYGIITIGELFLSPMGLSVVSKLSPVNITSLMMGGWFLSTSIGNKLSGVLASMWDTYDNKANFFWVNFALLMFATVLMFVLVKQLNKVMKERGIN; translated from the coding sequence ATGTGGAAAAAACACCCAAAAGCACTTCCTTATTTATTTTTATCTGAAATGTGGGAGCGTTTTGGTTATTATTTAATGATCGGGATTTTTACTTTATATCTAAAAGATGTAAAGGATGGTTTTGCAATGACAGAAAAAGAAGCTTCTGACTTATACGGAACTTTTATTGCATTGGTATTTTTAACCCCTTTTATTGGAGGTCTTGTTGCTGACAGGTATTTAGGCTACAAAAAATCTATTGTTTTTGGCGGAATTTTAATGGGTATTGGTTACTTCCTGATGGGGGTGCACGATATTACCGTACTTTACATTGCCATGACTTTGGTGATTGTAGGTAATGGTTTCTTTAAACCCAATATTTCTACATTATTAGGAAGTTTTTATTCTAAAGAAGAGTTTAAAGATAAAAAAGATGAAGGCTACAATATTTTCTATATGGGAATAAATGTTGGGGCTTTTATTTGCAATTTCTTTGGTGCCGCATTACAGATTCTTTTAGGATGGCATTGGGCTTTTATGGCAGCTGGTGTCGGTATGTTTATAGGTGTTATTGTGTTTTTGTTAGGTACAAAACATTATGTAGGCTACGATCAGAAAAAAGGAGTTCAGGAAGGCGATATGCCGTTTTATAAAATTGTTCTGTTCATTTTATTGCCTTCTTTTGTTTTTGGAGCGATTGGCTGGTTGATAAAAGGTGTTGCTTCAGAAACTAATTTAGACAGTTACATCTTTGGTTCAGATAGTACAGATGCTTTTATTTTTGCCTGTATTCCGATAGTTTTCTTTTATGGATCTCTTTATTTTAAAGCTAAAGTAGAAGATAAACGACCAATTGGTGCTTTGTTGGCTATTTTTGGAGTTGTAATTTTATTTTGGGCCGTTTTTAAACTGAATGGCTCGGCGCTTACTACCTGGGCAGATCGTTATACAGACAGACAAGTAACCGGAACCGCCGGTCAGTTTGTTGGTAAACTAAAATTAGCCAAAGAAGTAGAATATAAAAAAGTTTCGACTGAGGTTTATGACGAACAATTTCGTTTGCAAAAAACAAATGGAGTTGTAGAAACAGAAGTAAATTACCCACTATATTTTAGAAATGTTGCACCTGAAAAATTACCTGCAGAAGGTGCGAAAGTGCATCTTTGGGCAACCAATTTAAGTCAGTCTATAAATCCTGCCTGGGTAATTATATTAACCCCTTTGATTGTTGCGTTTTTCTCTTTTTTACGATCCAGAAAAAAAGAACCTTCGACACCTACAAAAATTGCTTTTGGTTTGCTAATTTCGGCGCTGTCTGTTTTAGTTATGGTCGCAGCTGTGCAAATTGGTCATGACGGAGCCGAAAAAGTTAGTGCATGGTGGCTGGTAGCAAATTACGGAATCATAACAATTGGAGAGTTATTTTTAAGTCCAATGGGATTATCAGTAGTATCTAAATTGAGTCCGGTAAATATTACTTCCTTAATGATGGGAGGTTGGTTTTTATCGACTTCGATAGGAAATAAATTAAGCGGAGTTTTGGCTAGTATGTGGGATACGTACGACAATAAAGCTAACTTTTTTTGGGTTAATTTTGCATTGTTAATGTTTGCAACCGTACTAATGTTTGTTTTAGTAAAGCAGCTTAATAAGGTGATGAAGGAACGAGGAATCAATTAA
- a CDS encoding peptide MFS transporter, whose protein sequence is MEHKITLEEIQNFKGNYPKQLWYLFFVEMWERFCFYGMRGVLVIFMVDQLFLKEDHASEQYGAIQAFVYAFTFIGGIFADKILGFKKSLFFGGIVMILGNLLIAVAPHDFFYYGIAFSIIGTGFFKPNVSSMVGELYHENDGRRDAGYGMFYAGINVGGLFGGALCVYLGKYYSWQLCFLSAAIVMFLGLITFLFTKKHLGPIGDSPLLHLEKNKRRIREIAVYALSILSLPFIFIMVKNTKYTDYFMYTIGTIAVLYFAYELFKLADAKLQKKLFAAFLFVFFYFLFNSIYEQSGGSLSLFAKDNLNDKLLFFTIDPNVVNNSSNTFFVVVLSPLIGLLWIWLGKRKIEPNTLIKFGIGFLFLAASFYIFYLTRFFADSKGIASLNVFTFAYLITTIGELCLGPIGMSIITKLSPKRLFGMMMGLWFLASAFGQLAAGKLGAEISRSNTGDTLVSKLQSYTEGYYQLAIYSLVAGVILLAISPIIRKLMQEVK, encoded by the coding sequence ATGGAGCATAAGATCACTTTAGAAGAAATTCAAAATTTTAAAGGCAATTACCCAAAACAATTGTGGTATTTGTTTTTTGTTGAAATGTGGGAGCGTTTTTGTTTTTATGGAATGCGTGGTGTTCTTGTTATTTTTATGGTAGATCAGCTTTTTTTGAAAGAAGATCATGCCAGTGAGCAATATGGAGCTATTCAGGCTTTTGTATATGCCTTTACTTTTATTGGAGGTATTTTTGCCGATAAGATTTTAGGATTTAAGAAATCATTATTTTTTGGAGGAATTGTAATGATTCTGGGTAATCTTTTGATTGCCGTTGCGCCTCATGATTTCTTTTATTACGGAATTGCTTTTTCGATTATCGGGACTGGTTTCTTTAAGCCAAATGTTTCCTCGATGGTAGGAGAATTGTATCACGAAAACGACGGACGAAGAGACGCTGGTTACGGAATGTTTTATGCCGGAATAAATGTCGGAGGACTTTTTGGTGGTGCGTTATGTGTTTATTTAGGAAAATACTATTCTTGGCAATTGTGCTTTTTATCGGCTGCTATTGTGATGTTTTTAGGTTTAATTACCTTTTTATTTACTAAAAAACATTTAGGGCCAATTGGGGATTCTCCGTTATTACACTTAGAAAAAAATAAAAGAAGAATTCGTGAGATAGCAGTATATGCTTTGTCTATTTTGAGTTTGCCTTTTATTTTTATAATGGTGAAGAATACTAAATATACAGATTATTTCATGTATACTATTGGTACGATTGCCGTTTTGTATTTTGCGTATGAATTGTTTAAATTAGCAGATGCTAAATTACAAAAGAAGCTTTTTGCAGCTTTTCTGTTTGTATTTTTCTATTTCTTGTTTAATTCTATTTACGAGCAAAGTGGAGGGTCGTTGTCGCTTTTTGCAAAAGATAATTTAAATGATAAGTTGTTATTTTTTACTATTGATCCTAATGTTGTTAATAATAGCTCGAATACTTTTTTTGTAGTTGTTTTAAGTCCGCTTATTGGTTTATTATGGATATGGCTTGGAAAACGAAAAATTGAACCTAATACCTTAATTAAATTTGGAATTGGATTTCTATTTCTTGCGGCTTCTTTTTATATCTTCTATCTGACCAGATTTTTTGCAGATTCTAAAGGGATCGCTTCATTGAATGTGTTTACTTTTGCTTATTTAATAACCACTATTGGTGAGCTTTGTTTAGGGCCAATCGGTATGTCTATTATTACAAAACTGTCTCCAAAAAGACTCTTTGGTATGATGATGGGATTATGGTTTCTTGCAAGTGCTTTTGGGCAATTGGCAGCAGGTAAACTGGGAGCGGAGATTTCCAGATCAAATACCGGAGATACTTTAGTTTCTAAACTGCAATCGTATACAGAAGGATATTATCAACTGGCTATTTATTCGCTTGTTGCGGGAGTAATTTTATTGGCAATTTCGCCAATTATCAGGAAATTAATGCAAGAAGTAAAGTAG
- a CDS encoding thioredoxin family protein: MKKIFLITLFLVGAFAVQAQELKWYTDVREAITVSNKEQKPMLMFFTGSDWCGWCIRLQNEVLKTAEFTKWAKDNVVLVELDYPRRTPQTPEIKNQNNELQQAFGIQGFPTIYFTSAEAKDGKVNFKGLGQTGYVAGGPSAWLTVAEGIVHPKKS; encoded by the coding sequence ATGAAAAAAATATTTTTAATAACCTTGTTTTTAGTTGGGGCATTTGCAGTGCAGGCGCAAGAACTAAAATGGTATACAGATGTAAGAGAGGCAATTACTGTAAGTAATAAAGAGCAAAAACCAATGTTGATGTTTTTTACCGGAAGCGATTGGTGTGGTTGGTGTATTCGTTTACAAAATGAAGTTTTAAAAACCGCTGAATTTACAAAATGGGCTAAAGACAACGTTGTTTTAGTAGAGTTAGATTATCCAAGAAGAACGCCTCAAACTCCTGAGATTAAAAATCAGAATAATGAGTTACAGCAAGCTTTTGGAATACAAGGGTTTCCTACCATTTATTTTACAAGTGCTGAGGCGAAAGATGGTAAAGTAAATTTTAAAGGATTAGGACAAACCGGATATGTTGCCGGAGGTCCATCTGCCTGGTTAACAGTTGCTGAAGGAATTGTTCATCCGAAAAAATCTTAA
- a CDS encoding thioredoxin family protein, with amino-acid sequence MTKKLLILLFFLGSFFMHAQNLVWRTNMTDAIAISNELRKPMLILFTASGVPENLQNEIFKTPDFAVWSRDNVVLVKLDLSDVNAEQSDKEQNIKLKNAFGVQELPEVCFASASIRKNKTTFSALGKIAYKPGGAKAWIAESNAILHPSE; translated from the coding sequence ATGACCAAAAAATTACTTATCCTACTATTTTTTTTAGGTTCATTTTTTATGCATGCACAAAATTTAGTTTGGAGAACAAACATGACTGATGCTATTGCAATAAGTAATGAATTAAGAAAACCAATGCTAATTTTATTCACTGCCTCAGGTGTACCGGAAAACCTTCAGAATGAAATTTTTAAAACTCCGGATTTTGCAGTTTGGTCGCGTGACAATGTGGTTCTTGTAAAACTGGATTTATCAGATGTCAATGCAGAGCAAAGTGATAAAGAACAGAATATCAAATTAAAAAATGCATTTGGTGTTCAGGAATTGCCGGAAGTGTGTTTTGCGAGTGCTTCAATTAGAAAAAATAAAACAACATTTAGTGCTTTAGGAAAAATTGCCTACAAACCAGGTGGTGCAAAAGCATGGATAGCAGAATCAAATGCAATTTTGCATCCTAGTGAATAA
- a CDS encoding thioredoxin family protein — protein MKQKLLIFLFILGSSFLHSQNLIWKTNMADALKMCDEQRKPLLIFFTSSGISQSIQNEVFATRDFLDWSNKNIILLKLDLSDATLSAEEREQNVKLKEALGIEELPKVCLATASIRRNKPMINKLGLLDYNFGGAKRWISDAKVILNGE, from the coding sequence ATGAAACAAAAACTACTTATTTTTTTATTTATTTTGGGTTCCTCTTTCTTGCATTCACAAAATTTAATTTGGAAAACAAATATGGCTGACGCCCTTAAAATGTGCGATGAACAGAGAAAGCCGCTTTTAATTTTCTTTACATCATCAGGAATTTCGCAGAGTATTCAGAACGAAGTTTTTGCAACACGTGATTTTTTAGATTGGTCCAATAAAAATATTATTTTATTAAAACTTGATTTGTCTGATGCTACTTTATCTGCAGAAGAGAGGGAACAAAATGTGAAGTTAAAGGAAGCGTTGGGTATTGAGGAATTACCAAAGGTTTGCCTTGCTACTGCTTCTATTAGAAGAAATAAACCCATGATTAACAAACTTGGTTTACTTGATTATAATTTTGGTGGAGCAAAAAGATGGATTTCCGATGCTAAAGTGATATTAAATGGAGAATAA
- a CDS encoding ComEC/Rec2 family competence protein, translated as MKVLDFPLAKITIWFIFGILLSYYCKPSIAIVGPIFIVGLILLCISYFTTRKNKKFNTFFGLSTYFISFFIGVLTLLFHTNSLQQSNYIHCKKAFETPEIITFTLREKLKSNSYNDRFTAIINTIGNEKYSGKIILNIQKDSTKNPIIGNIIKVKTTLQHNNSSKNPNQFDYSKYLADKQIYAQIYINKAEISINKKIKKDIWYYSGRLHSRIVRHLEKANFNSEEMNVALALILGQQQDISSNIIQDYQYSGATHILSVSGLHVGFIMIFINFILKPIPNTRKGSLIKLISVLISLTAFAVISGLSPSVLRSVVMFSFLAIGNHLRRSGSIYHTLLVSILLILLFEPYFLFDVGFQLSYLALFFIVWLQPVLKKIWTPKHKIQTTIWNALTVSFAAQIGTLPLCLYYFHQFPGLFFVTNIVIIPILSFIMIAGIIIMILAIFITPPLIIIEIFEKSIYLLNKTIHIVASFEWFVIRDISFNFYYLLTFYLFIISAVIWSKKPTYNQFAFLLITIIFLQTSLIYTKKEIENTHEIIVYNTKKNTLLSERRGKNITLFTNDTLSKNNILNSYLVGNFGKLTSTHKIKNALYFNGKKISIIDSSGVYETRIQPDILILTQSPKINLERILQDLHPKIIIADASNSYSIQKTWKYTCLKKNIPFHATSEKGYYKLE; from the coding sequence ATGAAAGTATTAGATTTTCCTTTGGCGAAAATTACGATTTGGTTTATTTTCGGCATATTGCTTAGTTATTACTGCAAACCGTCAATTGCTATTGTTGGTCCAATATTTATTGTTGGATTAATCCTTCTTTGTATCTCTTATTTTACAACCCGAAAAAACAAAAAGTTCAATACCTTTTTTGGATTAAGCACCTATTTCATTTCATTTTTCATTGGTGTTCTCACTTTACTATTTCACACCAATTCGCTTCAACAATCAAATTATATTCATTGTAAAAAAGCATTTGAAACTCCTGAAATCATAACCTTTACTTTACGGGAAAAGCTTAAAAGTAATTCTTATAATGACCGATTTACTGCTATAATAAATACCATCGGTAACGAAAAATACTCGGGTAAAATAATCCTAAACATTCAGAAAGACAGCACAAAAAATCCTATTATAGGGAACATCATAAAAGTCAAAACCACGCTGCAACATAACAATTCTTCCAAAAATCCTAATCAATTTGATTACAGTAAATATCTGGCAGACAAACAAATTTATGCCCAAATCTACATCAACAAAGCAGAGATTAGCATTAATAAAAAAATCAAAAAAGACATTTGGTATTACTCTGGCAGACTGCATTCGCGCATAGTTCGCCATCTCGAAAAAGCCAATTTTAATAGTGAAGAAATGAATGTTGCGCTGGCACTTATCCTTGGGCAGCAACAAGATATTTCATCTAATATTATTCAGGATTATCAATATTCAGGAGCTACACATATATTATCAGTTTCCGGATTACACGTTGGATTCATCATGATTTTTATAAATTTTATTCTAAAACCAATTCCAAATACACGAAAAGGTTCTTTGATAAAACTAATTTCCGTTTTGATCTCCTTAACTGCTTTTGCAGTAATTTCAGGATTATCCCCATCGGTTTTACGTTCTGTTGTCATGTTTTCGTTTCTCGCGATAGGAAATCATTTGCGAAGAAGCGGAAGCATTTACCATACTTTACTTGTATCTATTTTGCTAATACTACTTTTCGAACCTTATTTTTTATTTGATGTTGGTTTTCAGTTAAGCTATCTTGCTTTGTTTTTTATTGTATGGTTACAGCCCGTATTAAAAAAAATATGGACACCAAAACATAAAATTCAAACAACGATCTGGAATGCATTAACCGTTTCGTTTGCTGCACAAATTGGCACTCTGCCCTTGTGTTTGTATTATTTCCATCAATTTCCGGGATTATTTTTCGTGACCAATATTGTTATTATTCCAATTTTATCTTTTATAATGATCGCTGGAATTATTATAATGATTCTGGCCATTTTCATCACTCCTCCTCTTATAATCATCGAAATTTTCGAAAAAAGCATTTACCTTTTAAACAAAACAATTCATATTGTTGCTTCGTTTGAGTGGTTCGTAATACGCGATATAAGTTTCAACTTTTATTATCTTCTTACTTTTTATCTGTTTATTATTTCGGCGGTTATTTGGAGTAAAAAACCGACTTACAACCAATTCGCTTTTTTATTAATTACGATAATTTTTTTACAGACATCCCTTATCTACACCAAAAAAGAAATCGAAAACACACATGAGATAATTGTTTATAACACAAAGAAAAATACGCTGCTGTCGGAGAGAAGAGGAAAGAATATTACGCTTTTTACAAATGATACACTTTCGAAAAATAACATTCTCAATTCTTATTTAGTTGGAAATTTTGGAAAGCTAACATCAACCCATAAAATTAAAAATGCTTTGTATTTTAATGGAAAAAAAATATCCATAATAGACAGCTCAGGAGTTTATGAAACCAGAATTCAACCCGATATTTTGATACTTACACAATCGCCCAAAATAAATTTAGAACGTATCTTACAAGATCTACACCCTAAAATAATAATTGCCGATGCATCAAATTCGTATTCGATCCAGAAAACATGGAAATATACTTGTCTCAAAAAAAATATCCCTTTTCACGCAACGAGTGAAAAAGGATATTACAAATTAGAATAA
- a CDS encoding C40 family peptidase, giving the protein MKKILLILLLAVFFTSCKSTSTAVSKNESKTENKKENRYVVNNLIKKATDNIGVKYKAGGTTRSGFDCSGLVYTTFESENIKLPRPSYEQAKIGKIIKVNDAQKGDLIFFKTNRSKQINHVGLITEVNSNEIKFVHSSTSKGVIISSTKEAYYQNSFVQINRVLE; this is encoded by the coding sequence TTGAAAAAAATACTTCTCATACTTCTTTTAGCCGTTTTTTTTACTTCGTGTAAATCGACATCAACTGCTGTGAGCAAAAACGAATCGAAGACAGAAAACAAAAAAGAAAATAGATATGTAGTTAATAATCTGATTAAAAAAGCAACAGACAATATTGGTGTAAAATACAAAGCCGGCGGAACTACCAGAAGTGGTTTCGACTGTTCAGGATTGGTGTATACTACATTTGAGTCGGAGAATATTAAATTACCAAGACCTTCTTATGAACAGGCAAAAATTGGAAAAATAATTAAAGTTAATGATGCTCAAAAAGGCGATTTAATCTTCTTTAAAACCAATAGAAGCAAACAAATTAATCATGTTGGTCTTATTACCGAAGTGAATTCAAATGAAATTAAATTTGTTCACTCTTCAACTTCAAAAGGGGTTATAATTTCTTCTACCAAAGAGGCTTACTATCAAAATTCATTTGTACAAATCAATAGAGTTCTGGAGTAA